One window of the Cydia fagiglandana chromosome 22, ilCydFagi1.1, whole genome shotgun sequence genome contains the following:
- the LOC134675663 gene encoding facilitated trehalose transporter Tret1-like yields MDNPQKNYMPFLRQCFLTASVAFNIMGHGCVVGYPAVLIPSLRRPDSYIRPTASQESWIASIIGFAFMPGNLLVMPLMDVIGRKKCHILSAIPILVGWFLVLLADNVQALILARLLQGISMGILGPLGSVIISEMTDPKYRGAFLTCISLSLTIGVMFTHTIGTLLSWQQTALLCSFLSFTSLNMIIFTPETPPWLIAKGKYEKSKEVFYWLRGEGPEQENELQHMITAQKMIRKSSVAGQKLSFCTKTKRFFRYIGSTFKKPEFYKPMLIMLHVFAMFQFAGINVISSYAKDIIEQVVGPEANAVVLMVILDCERLVCNILAVFVMQKCNRRTVLFSLGGICVISYISKATYVLAKQNNWLPFEDQYVPIFLICMYMFSLTFGLSTIPFAISGEIFPLEYRGLGCGLSALPVSLNFFIAVKSFPVLTGSIGLPLTYFVYGGIVSYCLVVLWFILPETKDRTLQEIEDELRGNTVVGDRRESEPLNGKILLRRYSSQIIVH; encoded by the exons atggaTAACCCGCAGAAGAACTATATGCCATTTTTGAGACAG TGTTTTCTAACAGCGAGTGTGGCCTTCAACATCATGGGGCACGGCTGCGTCGTTGGCTACCCCGCAGTCTTGATACCCAGCTTGAGGCGGCCTGACTCTTACATCCGTCCCACGGCCAGTCAGGAGTCGTGGATTG CATCCATCATCGGCTTCGCTTTCATGCCAGGCAACTTACTAGTGATGCCTCTCATGGATGTAATTGGCAGAAAAAAGTGCCACATCCTCTCCGCCATACCCATCTTAGTCGGATGGTTCCTGGTTCTTCTGGCTGACAACGTCCAAGCCTTAATCCTGGCCAGATTATTACAGGGGATATCCATGGGTATCTTAGGGCCTCTAGGCTCAGTTATCATAAGCGAAATGACCGACCCAAAGTACCGGGGAGCCTTTCTGACTTGCATATCATTATCCTTGACTATTGGAGTAATGTTTACGCATACTATCGGCACTTTGTTAAGCTGGCAGCAAACAGCCCTATTGTGCTCCTTCTTAAGCTTTACGAGTTTGAACATGATTATTTTCACCCCTGAAACACCGCCATGGCTGATAGCGAAAGGAAAATACGAAAAGAGCAAAGAAGTGTTTTATTGGCTACGTGGCGAGGGGCCCGAGCAAGAAAACGAGCTCCAACATATGATTACAGCTCAAAAGATGATTCGGAAGTCGAGTGTCGCTGGTCAGAAGCTTTCCTTCTGCACAAAAACGAAAAGATTCTTCAGATATATAGGGTCCACTTTTAAAAAGCCTGAATTTTACAAGCCTATGCTGATCATGCTCCACGTGTTTGCTATGTTTCAATTTGCTGGCATAAATGTTATCAGTTCTTATGCCAAGGATATCATAGAACAAGTAGTGGGTCCTGAAGCAAACGCTGTAGTGCTCATGGTCATATTAGATTGCGAAAGACTCGTATGTAACATCTTAGCTGTGTTCGTTATGCAGAAATGTAACAGGAGAACCGTTCTATTCTCTTTAGGAGGAATATGCGTAATTTCTTATATAAGTAAGGCAACATATGTGCTAGCGAAGCAGAACAACTGGCTACCTTTCGAAGATCAGTATGttcctatatttttaatatgcATGTACATGTTTTCGCTTACATTCGGTTTATCGACAATCCCATTCGCGATTTCTGGagaaatatttccattggaataCAGGGGGTTGGGGTGTGGTCTCAGTGCATTGCCCGTATCTCTGAATTTCTTTATTGCTGTGAAGAGTTTCCCAGTATTGACAGGATCCATCGGTCTACCATTAACGTATTTCGTGTATGGTGGAATAGTATCTTACTGTCTGGTGgttctttggtttattttaCCAGAGACAAAAGATAGGACTCTTCAAGAGATTGAGGATGAATTGAGAGGAAACACTGTGGTTGGAGACAGGAGAGAGTCGGAACCTCTGAATGGCAAAATTCTGCTGCGTCGGTACAGCTCCCAAATCATTGTACATTAA
- the LOC134675515 gene encoding uncharacterized protein LOC134675515, which yields MVYTFGSNKPKEIISPTAEIYLETKRGLQKRIRVNVVPHITNSIPILNFPDKISVDVIADDDSLGDKVNVLIGNNYYFSFIRGNRRHIGENLYLIDTDFGWMLTGSTDGNIYDNALSIVTYCQCHGPSCPYFTEPDLPLRNVDMKFLWALESIGITDSPKTTREEEAVKFFNDTIKYVEGRYEVKWPWIQFPPEIPTNYKLSYGRLKSLLKRSDSETLTEFDRILSEQLEANIIEVIEPQTVPIYQVNPPIHYLPGHIVKQEGKRGRIVYDASAKVKDYKSLNECMYRGPSMLEDLTALLLKFRCGEVGITADIEKAFLQVGLQDEDRDVTRFLWVKDLSKEPTEDNILHYRFCRVPFGIISSPFLLTATIRHHLSQDETLLKNIADRCYVDNLVTCAEDYNKATTLYEETRKVFKELGMNIREWMSNDKHFLETIPEPLRAPQKDRIKVLGLMWNVEKDNLELKFNDNSLDCHEKVTKRDVLRTLARVYDPCGFASPLILPAKIFFQQLCEMKIKWDTNLSTDLIRKWSKILDSLKLTRDIEIPRHVGNVTPKSKVKYELHTFTDASMKAYAAVTYLRIVGERENKIAFLMSKARITPLEDQKDLKIPRLELLAYLIGSRLMKYVKANIDLPVQKQYLWTDSQVVLGWIKSNKLLSPFITRRVNEIKENKGFEFRYVDTNRNPADLATRPELWESKKGLWFKGPEFLSKEPVHWPSSTISEDQQAFLVAGEGLDIINDPEMSVEDCEKDIPDVHLDMDLDGQIAQEQENAIQVETDISGDKTHLTEIINLQKEHFPEEVSGKETHLTRNLGLYLDVDGLLRSRGRLSNTRWSYDMKHPILLPPKSSFTDKVIRETHVENYHVGVPHTLNIIREKYWIPQGRAQVQRVLKTCNQCIKQGGGPYRLPPTPALPVERANYSDPYTYTGLDYFGPVLVATKLGKEKRWVCLYTCLAVRAVHMEVVKDLTAEECLLALRRFIASRGKPTMILSDNATQFKLTSELLTNSYCVKNSIKWKFIPQLAPWHGGVYERLVALAKHCMKRTLEKHLLNDNQLLTVIKEIEAVINTRPLTYVGADLDRVLRPVDFLRLGNCVVPEPMETDNVGKITATKVDLIASWKRGTMILGEFKDMFIKQYLTSLREKHRYSVKQPRSTSDKLPQVGDMVQIFDDSKKRINWKEGKITTLIKSQDGHCRVAKVKVGDMEFTRSIGHLYPLETDCSVESAGAEIPVVERMDLTLPTDHPNIRLDNILPENSLDLDNRSQMQDNMEVPNEVHSQRQAEAVQGTELSTKESEVTDRQEETVEQKSEDTPQEQEQRDLPAVPADARPERIAAQRAREKIAEWTRHLAALL from the coding sequence ATGGTATACACATTTGGTTCAAATAAACCTAAGGAGATTATTAGTCCTACAGCAGAAATCTACTTAGAAACCAAACGTGGCTTACAGAAGAGGATAAGAGTAAACGTAGTCCCACATATCACTAACTCTATCCCGATACTTAACTTTCCGGACAAGATATCTGTAGATGTCATAGCTGATGATGACTCATTGGGAGATAAAGTTAATGTACTGATtggaaataactattatttctcCTTTATTAGAGGCAATCGTCGCCATATTGGAGAGAATTTATATTTAATCGATACCGACTTTGGTTGGATGTTAACAGGGAGCACAGATGGGAACATTTATGATAACGCTCTTTCTATAGTAACATATTGTCAATGCCACGGACCTAGTTGTCCATACTTTACAGAACCCGACTTACCTTTGAGAAATGTCGACATGAAGTTCTTATGGGCACTTGAAAGCATTGGTATAACGGACTCTCCTAAGACAACCAGGGAAGAAGAAGCGGTGAAATTCTTCAATGATACCATCAAGTATGTAGAAGGACGGTATGAGGTAAAGTGGCCCTGGATACAGTTCCCTCCAGAGATACCAACTAATTACAAACTGTCTTATGGAAGATTGAAAAGCCTACTTAAGAGATCTGATAGCGAGACATTGACAGAATTTGATAGGATACTGTCTGAACAACTTGAAGCCAATATCATTGAAGTTATAGAACCCCAAACAGTACCGATATACCAAGTAAACCCACCCATTCACTACTTACCTGGTCATATAGTGAAACAAGAAGGCAAAAGGGGGCGTATTGTCTATGACGCTTCAGCTAAAGTAAAGGATTATAAGAGTCTAAATGAATGTATGTATCGAGGACCATCAATGTTAGAAGATTTGACGGCCCTACTTCTAAAGTTTAGATGCGGAGAAGTAGGAATAACAGCGGACATAGAGAAAGCCTTTCTTCAAGTCGGTCTCCAAGATGAAGATAGAGATGTCACGAGATTCCTTTGGGTAAAAGATCTGTCCAAAGAACCCACTGAAGACAATATTCTTCATTACAGATTTTGTAGAGTACCGTTTGGAATAATTTCGAGCCCGTTTCTCTTAACAGCCACAATACGACATCATTTATCACAAGATGAAACCCTTCTTAAGAACATTGCTGACAGATGTTATGTTGACAACCTTGTGACATGCGCTGAAGACTACAACAAAGCTACCACGTTATATGAAGAAACCAGAAAAGTCTTCAAAGAATTGGGCATGAATATTCGAGAATGGATGTCAAATGATAAGCATTTTTTGGAAACTATTCCTGAGCCATTAAGAGCACCACAAAAAGACAGAATAAAGGTTCTTGGTCTTATGTGGAACGTGGAAAAGGATAATTTAGAACTGAAATTTAATGATAACTCCCTAGATTGCCATGAGAAGGTTACTAAAAGGGACGTTTTACGTACATTAGCAAGGGTTTATGACCCATGTGGATTCGCTTCACCACTTATCCTACCTGCAAAAATATTCTTTCAACAGCTCTGCGAGATGAAGATTAAATGGGATACGAACTTGTCAACAGACCTTATACgtaaatggtcaaaaatattagACAGCCTTAAACTGACTAGAGATATTGAAATACCACGACATGTAGGAAATGTAACACCAAAGTCAAAGGTAAAATATGAACTTCATACATTTACAGATGCTTCTATGAAGGCATATGCTGCAGTGACATACCTACGTATAGTTGGAGAGAGAGAAAATAAGATAGCATTTCTTATGTCAAAGGCCCGGATAACACCCTTAGAAGACCAAAAGGATTTGAAAATACCTCGGCTGGAACTGTTAGCATATTTAATTGGTAGCAGGCTAATGAAGTATGTCAAAGCAAACATAGACTTACCCGTACAGAAACAATATTTGTGGACTGATAGTCAGGTTGTGCTCGGCTGGATCAAATCGAATAAACTGCTATCTCCGTTTATTACTCGCCGTGTTAACGAAATCAAGGAGAACAAAGGATTCGAATTTCGCTATGTGGACACAAATAGAAACCCAGCTGATTTAGCTACTCGTCCTGAGTTATGGGAGAGTAAAAAGGGATTATGGTTCAAGGGGCCTGAATTTCTGTCCAAGGAACCAGTACATTGGCCAAGTAGTACAATATCTGAAGATCAGCAAGCCTTTCTTGTTGCTGGGGAGGGCCTGGATATCATCAATGATCCAGAGATGTCAGTGGAGGATTGTGAAAAGGACATACCTGATGTTCATCTCGATATGGATCTTGATGGTCAGATAGCTCAAGAACAGGAAAATGCTATCCAGGTAGAGACTGATATTAGTGGAGATAAGACACACTTAACAGAAATAATAAATCTGCAAAAGGAACATTTCCCAGAAGAGGTGAGTGGAAAGGAAACTCATTTGACCCGAAACTTAGGGCTGTATCTAGACGTAGATGGATTGCTAAGAAGTCGAGGACGACTATCAAATACTCGTTGGTCCTATGATATGAAGCACCCAATCCTTTTACCGCCCAAATCTAGCTTTACAGACAAGGTTATCAGAGAGACTCACGTAGAAAACTACCATGTGGGAGTTCCACATACCTTGAACATCATCCGTGAAAAATACTGGATACCACAGGGTAGGGCACAAGTACAGAGGGTACTTAAAACCTGCAATCAATGCATTAAACAGGGCGGAGGACCCTACCGGCTTCCTCCTACACCAGCCTTACCAGTGGAGCGAGCGAATTACAGTGATCCTTATACGTATACAGGTCTTGATTATTTCGGTCCAGTATTGGTTGCAACAAAACTAGGAAAGGAGAAACGCTGGGTATGTTTATATACATGTCTTGCTGTGAGAGCTGTTCACATGGAGGTAGTAAAGGACTTAACAGCTGAAGAATGTTTGCTCGCGTTGAGACGTTTCATAGCCTCCAGAGGAAAGCCAACGATGATATTATCGGACAATGCAACTCAATTCAAGCTGACTTCAGAACTATTGACGAACTCGTATTGCGTAAAAAACAGCATTAAGTGGAAATTTATCCCTCAGCTGGCTCCATGGCACGGGGGAGTCTACGAACGGCTCGTAGCCTTGGCTAAGCATTGCATGAAGCGCACATTAGAAAAACACTTACTGAACGATAACCAGTTACTTACAGTGATTAAAGAGATCGAGGCAGTCATTAACACGAGACCTCTGACGTACGTTGGCGCAGATTTGGACCGTGTGCTGAGACCAGTGGACTTCTTGAGATTAGGTAATTGCGTGGTCCCAGAACCAATGGAGACAGACAACGTGGGCAAGATCACTGCCACTAAAGTAGACCTCATTGCTAGCTGGAAAAGAGGTACCATGATTCTAGGGGAATTTAAGGATATGTTCATAAAGCAATACCTGACAAGTCTGAGGGAAAAGCACAGATATTCCGTCAAACAGCCTAGATCCACTTCTGATAAATTACCACAAGTAGGGGATATGGTTCAGATTTTCGACGACTCTAAGAAAAGGATAAACTGGAAAGAGGGTAAGATAACAACCTTGATCAAGAGTCAAGATGGGCATTGCAGAGTAGCAAAGGTGAAAGTTGGTGACATGGAGTTTACCAGATCCATTGGCCATTTATATCCATTGGAAACTGATTGTAGTGTAGAATCTGCAGGCGCAGAAATTCCAGTAGTCGAACGAATGGATCTTACATTACCTACAGATCATCCTAACATAAGATTAGATAACATACTACCTGAAAATAGTCTTGATCTGGATAATCGATCTCAGATGCAAGATAACATGGAGGTACCAAATGAGGTACATAGTCAAAGACAAGCCGAGGCAGTCCAGGGTACAGAATTGTCTACGAAAGAGTCTGAAGTTACTGATAGGCAAGAGGAAACTGTTGAACAGAAGTCGGAGGATACTCCACAAGAGCAGGAACAGAGAGACTTACCTGCTGTCCCTGCTGATGCGAGACCAGAGCGGATTGCAGCTCAAAGAGCCCGAGAGAAGATTGCTGAGTGGACACGCCACTTAGCAGCTCTTCTATAA
- the LOC134675664 gene encoding uncharacterized protein LOC134675664, producing MDQVWETIVKATSDRLLELTASAKEISVLNVLDAEVVASKLESVLLKLTKDLNNYFKYVNNPSADDISNISTYQLEAEEVLSELKVKIEHSKVKDTSSTKCKTGKLPVLSLPTYDGDILNWHSFWDQFKSQIDQRELSKVDKFLYLSAALTGEAKNLVKGLQATNANYDIAVATLKERYGKESYIKDAHYAALNKIVPATDVISDSRRVYNEVERHLRVLNALGEDISHSFFRTVIFEKFPETIVYELKRVIKDDSTEEIRMQLSKLLADKEEVFKAKQTPTDVEGCTTGTLQAVENIPKNNKKPFYNTFSEGQRKKSHRDFGRKRPFKGDNFQPEYGKKPRMECRFCNNPSHYSDECTKYATLKERKQRLGKRCFLCLKEGHFIHNCRMRFRCHHCKGKHHRALCPKQLKSAIPKAVAADGNCSNKE from the coding sequence ATGGATCAAGTTTGGGAAACTATAGTAAAAGCAACTTCTGACCGACTCCTGGAGCTGACTGCCTCGGCTAAAGAAATAAGTGTACTCAATGTACTAGATGCAGAGGTAGTCGCGTCTAAATTAGAAAGCGTATTACTGAAACTAACCAAGGATTTAAACAATTACTTCAAATACGTCAATAACCCATCGGCAGATGATATTTCAAATATTTCCACGTATCAATTGGAAGCGGAGGAGGTCCTGAGTGAGCTCAAGGTTAAAATCGAACATTCCAAGGTCAAGGACACTTCATCCACTAAATGTAAAACTGGAAAACTTCCAGTATTGAGTTTACCCACATATGATGGCGACATACTTAACTGGCACTCCTTTTGGGACCAGTTCAAGTCTCAAATCGACCAGCGAGAATTATCAAAGGTTGacaaatttctttatttgtCTGCGGCTTTAACCGGTGAGGCTAAAAACTTAGTCAAAGGCTTACAAGCTACAAACGCGAATTATGACATAGCGGTTGCCACACTCAAGGAACGCTACGGTAAAGAGAGCTATATTAAAGATGCTCATTATGCAGCACTGAACAAGATAGTACCTGCTACTGATGTTATATCAGATTCTCGTAGGGTATATAATGAAGTTGAACGTCATCTTCGAGTATTAAATGCCTTAGGAGAAGATATTTCTCACAGTTTCTTTAGGACAGTAATATTCGAGAAATTTCCAGAAACTATAGTCTACGAATTGAAAAGAGTTATCAAAGACGACTCTACAGAAGAGATAAGGATGCAGCTTTCAAAACTGCTAGCAGACAAGGAAGAAGTCTTTAAAGCTAAACAAACTCCAACTGATGTAGAAGGTTGTACCACAGGGACCTTACAAGCAGTAGAAAATATtcccaaaaataataaaaaaccattttataatacctttaGTGAAGGCCAAAGGAAGAAATCTCATCGTGACTTCGGAAGAAAGCGACCATTTAAGGGAGACAACTTTCAACCAGAATATGGAAAGAAACCTCGAATGGAATGTCGATTCTGCAATAACCCTTCTCATTACAGTGACGAATGCACTAAGTATGCAACGCTGAAAGAGCGAAAGCAGAGACTAGGCAAAAGGTGCTTCTTATGCCTGAAAGAAGGACACTTTATACACAATTGCAGAATGAGATTTAGATGTCATCACtgtaaaggaaaacatcatcGAGCGCTTTGCCCAAAACAGTTGAAGTCTGCTATACCTAAGGCGGTAGCTGCAGACGGCAACTGCAGTAATAAGGAATAA